DNA sequence from the Amycolatopsis sp. Hca4 genome:
GGCCCGGCGCGGGCGCGGTGGCGGCCGCGGCGGGCGCGAAAGCCGCAGTGAGGACCAAGGCCACCAGCGCGGCGAGCACGCGGCGGGCCGTCACGCGCCGGTCCCGTAGACGCGCTTGCAGGTCGCGGACTCGCTGAAGGCCAAGCCGAGCTCCGGGTTGGCCTTGAGGTCCTTGATCGGGCCCTCGGGATCGGCCAGCTTGCCCATCGTCGCGTCGGCTTCGGCGATGACCTGGCGCAGGCTGGCCTGGTCGGTCACCTTCGCCTGCTCCATCCGGGTCTTCGTCTCGGCCAGCTTGGTCTTCGTCTCGGTCAGGTTGCCGGTCGCTTTGTCCACAACGGACTGTCCATCCGGGACGGGCGGGACACCCGCGGTGCGCAGGCCGCCCGCCATGTCGTCGAGCGCGGAACCGAGGCGGCCGAGGAAGTCGACCATCGCGTCGCGGGTCTTGACCGGGTCGGCGTCGTCGACCGCCGGCGGCTGCGAGAGCTTCGCCGAGCCCGCGGCGACGCCGGTGCACACCTTGTCCACCCAGGCGAGTGCCGCGGGGTCGGCGTGCCTGCCCGGGTCGGGCGGGGTGTCCGAACCGCACGCGGAACACGACAGAACCGCGGCCGCCGACATCACGAGCACCGCGCTGTGCATTCTTTTCATGGGTTTCGAAGCTACGCGCCGCGCGCGCGGGCGAGCAAGAAGAGAATGGGTGGTTGGCATGCGCGTCAACATTGCGGCGACCGGATTTGTCACGCGCGTCAGCGGTTCGAAGGTGGCGCTGGGCTGGGCAAACCTTCCCCGTCCTGCTAGGAATGCGGTCGGTGTGGCGTGCCGGGGTGACAATTTGCCGTACTACTGTGAGCTTTTCGCGGAAAGCCCTTGATCGCTGCCCGTTCCGCTCGTTAGCTTACCGTTCGGTAGCGATTTCCGGGCGGTCATTTCCAGGGAACGCTCCGCCGTTTCGTATCACTGTTGATACACGGAAGGACCATCGTGAGTCACCCAAGAGGCAAGAAGAAGACGGCCGCGGCCGCCGCGGCCACGGCGGCGGTCGGGCTGGTCGCCACCGCGCTCGTCGTGGGGGCGCAGACCAGCGCCGCCGACCCCATCTCGCTGACGCTGAACTACCACTGCACCTTCCCGCTGGTGGGTTCCCAGTCGCTGAAGGTGGTGATCAACACCGACCTGCCGACCACGGTCAACACCGGGCAGCCGACCGGCGCGTTCGACATCAAGGCCGTGTCCACCATCAACGCGGACACCGTCAGCGGCCTGAGCCTGATCGGGGCCACGACGCTCGAGGGCACCGCCACCGCGAGCGCGACGGTCGCGGCACCGAGCCTCAACCTGCCGGTCAGCGTCCCGATCACGCTGGACAAGACGAACATCCCGGCGTCCGGTGAGATGAACATCAACGCGGCGGGCAAGACGCCGTCGCTGACGTTCACCCAGGCCGGCCAGGCGAAGATCACCGTGGGCGACTTGAACCTCAAGGTCACCCCGCGCAAGGCCGACGGCTCGGTCACCGGCATCACGCCGGACGGCACGATCGACGCGCCCTGCACGCAGGACAGCGGCCAGAACAACACCCTGGCCACGATCACCATCAACGGCGGTGGCGGCACGACGACCCCGCCCACCACCACCCCGCCGGTCACCACGCCGCCGACGACCACGCCGCCGGTGACGACCCCGCCCACCACCACGCCGCCGGGCGGGGGCATCAAGTACTCCTTCGGCATCACCGGGCAGACCGCGCTGAAGTCGCTCGGCAGCACCGCGCCGATCACCGGCTCGTTCGACGCCGACGTCAACCTGTCGGCCAAGACGTTCACCGGCAACCTGCAGCTGAACCCGACGCACACCGACTTCAAGCTGTTCGGCTTCCTGCAGGGCAGCTCGGACGTCAAGGTCGTGCAGAACGGCCCGCAGACCGGTGAGCTGGTGGGCACCGGCTTCAAGGCGCACATCAAGTTCGACACGTTCCTCACCACGGTCAACCTGTTCGGCATCCCGATCAGCACCGACCCGAAGTGCGGCACGGTCAGCCCGTCGACCAGCGAGATGACCACCGGACCCGACTTCGACCTGCTCAAGGGCGGCAAGCTGTCGGGCACCTACTCGCTGTCCGCGCTGCAGAACTGCGGCTCGTTCAACGACATCATCAGCGCGTTCGCCAAGAGTGACGGCAACTCGCTGAACCTCGTGCTCGCCAAGAAGTAACCCAGCTACCGGCCCCCGCCGCGCGCCGAGGCGTGCCGCGGCGGGGGCCGGTGCCACGTCTCGAGAAAGGGAGCGCCCGTGCGGATCGCCCGGTCGTTGCTCGCCGCCTGCGTGCTCGCGCTCGCCATCGCCGCGCCCGCTGTGGCGTCGACGCCGATCGACAAGAAGCTGAGCTTCACGTGCCCGTTCCCGTTGATCGGGCTGCAAAAGCTGGCCGTCGAGGTCAAGGCGTCGTTCGACGTGCCGTCCGCGCCCGGCGGCACCTTCACGACGGCGGACCTCGCGGTGGCGGTGACCGTGCCGGACAAGTCCGCCCGCGGCCTCACCCTGGTCGGCGCGGCGAGCATCGAAGGGACGGCGTCCGCAGGGGTGACGCTGACCAACGGCCCGCTCACGCTGCCGCTGAGCCTCCCGCTGACGGTGGCGAAGACCGCAGTGCCGTCGTCGGGGCCGTTCACCACGAACGCCTCCGGTTCGGTCCCGCCGGTGCAGCTGCCGAACGCCGGGAAGACGACGCTGACGATCGGCGGCTTCAGCGCGCGGCTCACGCCGAAGAAGGCCGACGGCTCGTTCACCGGGCTCGGCTCGTTCACCTCGGACTGCACGCTCGACCCGGGGCAGGACCCGGTGTTGCTGAGCTTCGACCTCGGTGCGGCTTCCCGTGCTTACGGCGTCAGCGGCTCGACGACGGTGCAGGCACTGGGGGCGACCGCGCCGCTCACCGGGTCCTTGACGGGATTCAGCCCGGCGTTCGACCGGGCACGGGCGGAGTTCAAGGTGTTCGGGTTCGTGCCGGGGACAGCCGACCTGCAGTTCAGCACGGACGGCCCGCAGACCGGCGAGGTCACCGGCGACGGCTTCGTCGCGCACGCGAAACTGGCGCTGGCGTTGCCCCAGGTCACGCTGTTCGGGCTGCCGGTCGCGGACGCCGGGTGCCGGGCGAGTGCTTCGATCCCGGTCGACCTGAAGACGGGCACCGGGTTCGCGCTCGCGTCGGGCGGGCCGGTGAGCGGGGAGTACGCGATCCCGCCGCTGACCGGCTGCGGCGCGTTCACCGCGTACCTGAGCTCGCTGGTGCAGGGCGCGGGGAACACGTTCGCCCTGACGTTGACCGCGCGCTGACTGCCGCTCACCTCGCGCCGGTATACGTGGAGGAATGCTTCGAACCACTGTGGGGACCCTGGTCGTTGTCACACTGCTCGCCACCGCCGCGCCCGGGGAGGCGGCCGGACTGAGCCGGGACCCGGTGGCGGTCGTCCACGACCGCGACCACGCGCTGCACGTGCTCAACGGCGGCGCGACCGACGACGAGCTGACGCTGCGGACGCAGACGCTGTCGTCGAGTGCGTGGGCGTTCTTCCGGGGCACGTCCCCGCTGTACTACCGGGACCTCGGTGAGCTGCCGCCCTCGGCGTACGCGACCGCGGGCGGCAACGTGTGGCTGACCGGCGACGCGCACCTGGAGAACACCGGCGCCGACCGCGGGGCCGACAACGAGGAGCAGTTCGCGCTCACCGACACCGACGACGCCTGGCGTGGTTCGTGGACGTGGGAACTGCGCCGGGAAGCCGTCTCGATCGTGCTCGCCGGCCGGGCCGGCGGCCGCAGTGCCGGCCAGATCGCCACCGACGTCGACACCTTCGTCGCCGAGTACGCCCAGTGGATCGGGAAGTTCCACGGGACGAACGACGAAGCGAGCTGGCGGCTGACCGCGGGCAACACGTCCGACCTGGTGGGGGACCTGATCGACGAAGCCGCCGGTGACAAGCGCGCGGACCTGCTGGCCAAGTGGACGACCGGCGGCCACTTCAAGAGCGACCCGCAGCTGCAGCCGGTGTCCGCGGCGACGCGCACCCAGCTCACCGACGCGATCGCGGCCTACCGGACGACCGCGGGCAAGCCGCTGAAGGCGTCCGAGGCCGTCGTGAAGGACGTCCGCCGCCGGACCGGCGCGGGCACCGGCAGCCTCGGCCGGTTCCGCTGGTACGTGCTCGTCGAGGGGGACACGACGTCGGCGTCCGACGACCGGATCCTCGAACTCAAGCAGGAGGTCGACCCGGCACCGAAGCAGCTCGCGCCGAACGCCACCGCGCTGACCGGCGGGCAGCGTCCCGCACTGGCCCTGCGCTGGCTGGCGAACCAGTCGGACCCGCTGGCCGGCTGGGCGAGCGTCGGGAGCACGCCGGTGCTGGTGAAGGAGAAGTCCCCGTTCGCCGAGGACCTGGAGATCGGCGACCTGACCACGTCCACGATCTGGGACGACACCGTCCGGGACGTCGCCCGGCTGCTCGCCGCCGCCCACGCCCGTGCCGACCAGGACATCCCCGGCACCGGGGTGCCGTACTCGGCGGACGCGGCGATCGACGGCGCCATCACGTCGGTCTCCGGGCTGCAGGCCGAGACGCGGGCCTTCGCGACGAGCTACGCCGACCAGGTCGCCAGCGACTGGCAGGCGTACGTCGCCGCGAAGAACAGCGGACGGCCGCTCTTCTGACGCCCCCGGCGGACGCCGGATCCGGCTTTCACCCGAACCGTTATCGACCCGGTGTCACATCGGGGTGCTATAAAGCGCTACCCCGGTGGGACCGGTTTCGCGCCGTAGAGGGCCGCCGCCGGTGCCGCTAGGGTTGATCGTCTGGATGTGCTGGCTCAAGAGCAGCCGAACGGGAGAAGCCGGTGACCGCCGCGCTCGACGCTTCGTGGGATCCCCGCACGCGCCTGCGGGTGCTGCTGATCGAGGACGACGACGGCGACGCGCTGCTGGTCGAGGAAATGCTGGCGGACACGGCCGTGCCCTACGCGCTCGAACGCGTCGAAACGCTCACCGCCGCGCTCAGCGGCCCGCTCACCGCCGACTGCGTGGTGCTGGACCTGCAGCTGCCCGACGCCATGGGCCTGTCCGGGCTGACCAAGCTCGGGCAGCACGCGCCGGGCGTCGCGGTGGTCGTGCTGACCGGGCAGCACGACCAGGCCACCGGCGTCGCCGCGGTCGCCGCCGGCGCGCAGGACTACCTGGTCAAGGACCAGGTCGACGGCCCGCTGCTGGTGAAGGCCCTGCGCTTCGCCCGCGAACGCAAGCGCGCGGAGCAGGTCGAGCAGCAGTTCCTCCAGCAGCAGCTGCTCGCGCGGGAGAACGCCCGGCTCGAACGCGGCCTGCTGCCCAGCCCGCTGCTGCGCGACCCGCACCTCGACCTGGCCGCCCGCTACCGGCCCGGCCGCAACGGCTCGCTGCTCGGCGGCGACTTCTACGACGCGATCGAGCTCGCCGACGGCACCGTGCACATGATGATCGGCGACGTCTGCGGCCACGGCCCGGACGAGGCCGCGCTCGGCGTCGCGCTGCGGATCGCGTGGCGCTCGCTAGTGATGGCCGGGCTGCCGATGCCCGACGTGCTGACCATGGTCGAGCGGGTGCTGGTGCACGAGCGGATCGAGCCGCTGTTCGCCACCGTCTGCATGGTCGTCGTCGCGCCGGACCGAAGATCCCTGCGGCTGTCGCTGGCCGGCCACCTGCCGCCGCTGCTGCTCACCACCGGCGACGGGCACCTGCTCTCCGGCGAGCGGCTCGGCGTCCCGCTCGGTGTCGTCGAAGGCGCCAAGTGGGACGCGCTGGAGGTCCCGCTGGAGCCCGGGTGGTCGCTGCTGCTCTACACCGACGGCGTGTTCGAAGGCCGCGTCGGCGCCGGGTCCGAGCGGCTCGGGCACGAGCGGATGGCCGCTCTCGTGCTCGACATCAAGCGGGAGACCGGGATCCACGGCCACGTCCTGCTCGACGAGCTGATCGCCCGCGCCGAGCGGCTCAACTCCGGCCCCCTCGACGACGACGTCGCCCTCGCCCTGCTCAGCCACGACCCGGAAGCCGAGGCCGATGAGCGCTGACGTACGCGGCAGGCCCATCCGCCGCAGGCTGGCGCTGCTCGCCGCCGTCGAGGCCGTGCTGCTGGTCGCCGCGCTGGTCGCCGCCGGCGTGGCGCTGAACAGCCTCGCCGACGCCCGCGGCCGCCTGCTCGACGTGATCGGGCCGCAGCGGCTGGCTGCGATCCAGCTGTCGACCGCGCTGCTGAACCAGGAAAGCGGGGTCCGCGGCTACCAGCTCGGCCGGCAGCCGGAGTTCCTGGTCCCCTACACCGACGGGATGCGGGCGCAGGCCGACGCGGTCACGCAGCTGCGGCAGCTCGGCGCGGCCCCCGGCACCCGGATCGGGGACGACCTCGACGCCGTGGTGCGGGCGGCCACCGCCTGGCAGGCCGCGGCCGCGCCCACCATCGCGCCCGCCGCGCCACCGGTCACCGCGGCCCAGGTCGAACGCGGCCGGGCGCTGTTCGTCGACGTGCGCAAGGCGCTCGACACCCAGCTCGACCACCTCGCCGCGATCCGCGACGCCGGCCGCGCCGACCTGGACGCGGCGGCGCGCTTCCTCAACGCGATGTTCGTGGTCGTCGCGGTGCTCGTCGTGGTGTTGTTCGCGATGCTGTTCTTCGGCCTGCGGCAGTTCGTCACCCGGCCGATCCTGCGGCTGGCCGGCGAGGTCCGCCGGGTCGCGGATTCCGACATCCACCACCCGGTGCACAGCAGCGGGCCGCGCGAGATCGCCCAGCTCGGTGCCGACGTCGAGGCGATGCGGCAGCGCATCCTCGACGAGGTGGCCGAACTCGAGCGGGCGCACGCGCTGCTGGACCGGCGCACGCAGGAAGCGGAGCGGTCCACCGCGATGCTGGACCGGCGCACCCGTGAGCTGGAACGGTCCAACGCCGACCTCGAGCAGTTCGCCTACGTCGCTTCGCACGACCTGCAGGAACCGCTGCGGAAGGTGGCGAGCTTCTGCCAGCTGCTCCAGCGGCGTTACCAGGGCCTGCTCGACGAGCGCGGCGAGCAGTACATCGAGTACGCCGTCGACGGCGCGAAGCGGATGCAGGTGCTGATCAACGACCTGCTGGCGTTCTCGCGGGTCGGCCGCAAGCCGGGCGAGCACGTCGTGGCCGACGCGGGTGCGCTGGCCGACGAGGCGATCGCGAACCTCGAGGTGGCGTTGTCGCTGAGCGGCGGCAAGGTCAGCCGCGGCGAGCTGCCGCAGGTGCGCGTCGAGCCCGCGCTGATGACGGCGGTGTTCCAGAACCTCATCGGCAACGCGCTGAAGTTCAAGGGCGAGGCACCGCCGGAGGTCCGGGTCAGCGCCGAACGCGACGGCGACGACTGGGTGTTCTCGGTGTCGGACAACGGGATCGGCATCGACCCGGAGTACGCCGAACGGGTGTTCGCGCTGTTCCAGCGCCTGCACACGCGGTCCGCGTACCCGGGCACCGGCATCGGCCTGGCCCTGTGCCGCCGGATCGTCGAGTACCACGGCGGCCGGATCTGGCTCGACACCGAAGCTTCCGACACCACGTTCCGCTTCACCCTGCCGGCCCGCGAGGAGCCGGCCCGCGAGGAGGAGGGGACCGCATGACGCAGGCGCCGACCCCGATCGACATCCTGCTCGTCGAGGACGACCCGGGTGACGTGCTGATGACCCGGGAAGCCTTCGCCCACCACAAGATCCGCAACCCGCTGCACGTCGCCGAGGACGGCGTCGAAGCGCTGCGGTTCCTCAAGCGCGAAGGGCCGTTCGGGACGGCGCCGCGGCCGGGGCTGATCCTGCTCGACCTCAACCTGCCCCGCAAGGACGGCCGGGAGCTGCTCGGCGAGATCAAACAGGACCCCGGGCTGTGCACGATCCCGGTGGTCGTGCTGACCACGTCCGAGGCGGAGGAGGACATCCTGCGCAGCTACGAGCTGCACGCGAACGCCTACGTCACCAAGCCGGTCGACTTCGAGAAGTTCGTCGAAGTGGTCCGGAAGATCGACGACTTCTGGGTGACGGTGGTGAAACTCCCGCACCGGTAGCCGTTTGGCGGGGAGTGCGGCACGATGGGAGGCCGTGACGCCTTCGACGCCGGACCTGCCCGCCACCGAACTGGCGGTGACGCTCGACTGGCGGGGCCGGTCGGCGGTGCTGGCCGTGGCGGGGGAGATCGACCTGGTCAGCGCGCCGGAGTTCGGGGAAGTCGTCGACGTGGTGCTGGCCCGCGGGCCGGAGAAGCTGGTGGTCGATCTGCGCGAGGTGACGTTCTTCTGCTCGGCGGGGCTGCAGGTGCTCGCCGCGGCCCACCGCCGGGTGGCCGAGCGCGCGCTGCGCGTGGTGAGCGATTCCCCGGTGACGTCGGGCCCGTTGAAGACGACCGGGCTCGACACGTGGATCGGCGTCCACCCGACCGTCGACGAAGCACTCGCATGAGGCCGGCACCGTTCCGCTGCCACGGCGTTCCCGCGGTGCCCGGCGCCCTCCGCCGCCTGCGGCACGACCTGATGGCCTGGGTGCTGGGGGCCGGCGTCGAGGAGACCCGGGCGGGCGACATCGTGCTGGCCAGTTACGAGGCACTGGCGAACGTGGCCGACCACGCGTACGGCGACGCGGAGCCGGGCGTGGTCGACGTCGACGCGGCCCTGCACCCGGGACGGCTCGAAGTGGTGATCACCGACCACGGCCGGTGGCGGGCACCGGTGCCGGACACCCAGCCGGTGTCCCTGCGGGGCCGGGGGTTGCTGCTGCTGCGGGCGAGCGCGGACCGCGCGGACATCGCCCCGGGTGATTCGGGGACGGTCGTGACCTTGACCTGGGACCTGGACGCGGTGCCCGACGCGCGCTGAAGGCCACCACCGCTGCCGGTGGTGGCCTCCCGCGGCGGTGCTACTTGACGACGGCGCCGGTCTTCGGGTCGAGGGTGACCTTCCGGGCCTTCGGCCACCAGAAGTCGAACATCCCGGTGAGCGACCCGGCGCGCGTGTCGAACGACGAGTCGCCGATGCGGCCGGTGAACCAGTTGTCCTCGACGAACTTCAGCACCGACGTCTGGTCGGTCAGCGTGTGGTCGACGTGGTTGACCTTGCTGAACGGGGAAACCACCAGCAGCGGCAGGCGCGGGCCGTAGCCGCAGCGGTCGGCGTAGGTGCCCACCGTCGTCGCCTTCGCCGTGCAGACCGGCTGGTCCTGCGCGGTGTCGTGGGAACCGTTCAGGATCGGGGACTTCTGGTGGTCGTACCAGCCGTCCGAGTCGTCGTAGGCCAGCACGATCGCCGTCGACTTCCACTCCGGGGACTGCTGGATCCGGTTGATCTCCCCGACCACGAACTGCTGCTCGTCCAGCGGGTCCGAGTAGCCCGCGTGGCCGTCCTGGTACTGCGGGGCCTTCAGGAAGCTCACCGCGGGCATCGAGCCGGCCTGCAGCGAGTCGTTGAAGTCCGCGATGTCGTACTGGTGGTTCGCGCGGTCGGTCTGGCCGATCGCCTGCACCGAGGACGGCGGGAGGTGCTTCGGGTTCGCCGTCGACGGGTAGTACTGGAACGGCTCGTGGTGTGGGCTGTAGTCGACCACCGCGTTGCCGCCGACGTTCTTGTGCGTCCGGCCGCAGACCGCGTACCCGTTGGCCGTGCCGGTCGGGCGGAAGCCGCCCTGGAACCAGCCCCACGTCACGTGGCGCTGGTTGAGCAGGTCACCGATGTTGCGGCCGTGCATGGTGGCCAGGTTGTCCTTGCTCGTGTGGTTCTTGCCCGAGCAGTCGTCCCACGCCGGATCCGGGTCGTTGATCATCGTGCCGATGCCGTTGGCATCCGGCGACTGCACCGCGTAGGCGTCGCTGACCGGCTCGTGCGTCACCGGGTCGACGGCCTGGACGCCGTGGGTGTTGCCGGAGATCAGGTCGATCGCGCCGGGGCTGGACGGGCCGAACACCGTGTTGAACGAGTTGTCGTTCAGGGCGTAGTGCTGGGCGTAGTTCCACATGCCGGTGACGGTGTTGCCGTCGTAGTAGTCCATCACCAGGCCGGGTTCGCCGAACAGGATCGGCTGGCCGGTGCACTTGTCTGTCTCGGTCTTCTCGACGAACTTGTCCATCTTGCCGCCGTTGAAGGCGGCCTGCTCCGCGCCGTAGTTGTGGTTCTGGTCGCAGGTCATGGCCTGCTGGGGCGTGAGCCGCTTCGGGTTGTAGGCGTTCGGGTTGTCGGTCAGCAGCTTCTTGTCGAGGCCGTTGACCTTCGGGGTGCCGTGCGCGGCGGTGAACGGCGTGCCGTCGGTGTTGGCCGCGTCCGGGTAGGTGCCGAAGTAGTGGTCGAACGAGATGTTCTCGCCGAAGATGACGACGACGTGCTTGATCGGCGTCGACGTCGGGATCCAGTGGGCGGGGAACAGGTTCAGCGGCTGGGCTTCCGCGGTGGTCGCCGCGGAGCCGGTGACGACGGCCAGCGTGGCCACCGAGGCGAGTGCCCCGGCGCCGAGCAGGCCCCGCCGTCGCCGGCGGATCCTTTTGTCCACAGTGGATTCCTTTCGTGGTGGGGTCAGGTGAGCAGGGAACGCCCGAAGTGGTCGTCCGGGCCGGTGACGCCCGGCAGCGCGAAGAAGTAGCCGCCGCCGAACGGGGAGATGTAGTCGGTGAGCGGTTCGCCGGCGAGCCGGGTCTGGACGGCCTCGAACTGGCGCTCCAGGTCCTGCTGGTAGCAGACGAACAGCAGGCCCATGTCGAGGTTGCCGTTGCTGTCGACGCCGCGGTCGTAGTTCACCGCGCGGCGCAGGATGCGGCCGGCGTCGGTCTCCGGTGTGCGCGGGTTCGCTTTCCGGATGTGGCTGGTCAGCGGGATGACGGTGCCGACGGGGTCGTCGGCGTACCGCGGGACGTCGGTCTCCTGCGTGCCGTCGAGCGGGGCGCCGGTGTCCCGGCGGCGGCCGATCATGTTCTCCTGCTCGGCCAGCGAAACCCGGTCCCAGAACTCGACGAGCATCCGGATCAGCCGGACGACCTGGTAGCTGCCGCCCGTGGTCCACGCGGGCTCGCCCTTCGTCCACACCAGACTGTCCAGTTCGGAGTCGGCGGGGTTGGCGGTGCCGTCCTTGAAGCCCATCAGGTTGCGGGGCGTGCCGTCCGGGCGCGGTGGGGAGCTGAAGCCGGTGAGCTTCCAGCGCAGCTGCATGCCGCCGCGGGTGGCGCGGGCGATGTCGCGCAGGGCGTGCAGGACGGTGTCGGTGTCGTTCGCGGACAGGACCAGGCTGAGGTCGCCGTGGCACTGGGCCGGGTCGAGGGCGTCGTCCGGGAACGTCGTCATCGGCTTCAGCTTGGCGGGCTTGAGTTTCGCGAGCCCGTACCGGTCGTCGAAGAGGCTCGCGCCGACGCCGAGGACGACACCGAGGTCGCTGCCGGGCACGACGGGCCCGAGAACGCCGGAGTCGGCGGGCGGCGCGGTGATCCCGAGCGCGGCGGGCGCCCCGCCGGCGGTGAGGAACCGCGCCCGGTCGGTGATGGCGCGGAAGAGCTCGGTGAGCTCGGCCTTGGACCCGGCGACGGCGTCGAAGGAGGCGACGACGGTCTGGGCGGGTGGTTTCCGGAGGATGGCGGCCTGGTGGGGGCCGTGGAAGGGCACGGGCGAGCGGCCATCGGTGCCGGCCGCGGAGGACGCGCCCAGCCCGGCCCCGGCGGCCACGGTGAGCCCGGCACCGACGGCGGCCCGGCGGAGGAAGGAGCGGCGGGGGAGGCCGGTCACGAGACCCTCCTCGGCTCGGCGATCGCCGCGATCGGGGCCAGCAGTTCCGTCAGCTCGCCGACGTCCGCGTTGAGCTTCTGCCGCTGCTCCCGGCTCAGCTCGGCCGGGCGGAGCCACGTACCGTCCGGGCGGTGGGCCGCGTCCAGCGCCTTCTGCGTGCGGTCCAGCCAGCTGTCCACCTCGGACAGCTGCGGGTACCTCGGCGTCAGCAGCGGCCGCAGCACGTCGAGGACCGCGCGGGTGCCGTCGAGGTTCGCGCGGGCCGTGGCCAGGTTCGTGCCGCTGCCGTAGTCGGTGCGGCCGGTGAGTTCGAACTGCAGCGTGTTCTCCATGATCTCGTGCGCGCGCAGCCCGAGGTCGTTGCCGTCGACCTGGCTGTCGGCGAAGGACGCCTGCAACGCGCGGGCGTCGGTGTCGAGCCGGTCGGCGACCGCGGCGAGTGCGCCCAGGTCCTCGCCGTGCCACAGGCCCTGC
Encoded proteins:
- a CDS encoding Dyp-type peroxidase, which gives rise to MTGLPRRSFLRRAAVGAGLTVAAGAGLGASSAAGTDGRSPVPFHGPHQAAILRKPPAQTVVASFDAVAGSKAELTELFRAITDRARFLTAGGAPAALGITAPPADSGVLGPVVPGSDLGVVLGVGASLFDDRYGLAKLKPAKLKPMTTFPDDALDPAQCHGDLSLVLSANDTDTVLHALRDIARATRGGMQLRWKLTGFSSPPRPDGTPRNLMGFKDGTANPADSELDSLVWTKGEPAWTTGGSYQVVRLIRMLVEFWDRVSLAEQENMIGRRRDTGAPLDGTQETDVPRYADDPVGTVIPLTSHIRKANPRTPETDAGRILRRAVNYDRGVDSNGNLDMGLLFVCYQQDLERQFEAVQTRLAGEPLTDYISPFGGGYFFALPGVTGPDDHFGRSLLT